Proteins encoded by one window of Chryseobacterium aquaeductus:
- a CDS encoding ankyrin repeat domain-containing protein has translation MKKIISATLLIAISIFGNGLLAQEMSGNQMRIFQTDNLQEFKKVFKKEDFNKCFAIKENSYDLLAFSVKYERKNIFNFLLSNTTDVNRICNNQSPLMVAARYGKADLAQSLLKKGADKNLKNANGETAKDFAVKYEKANLTAILK, from the coding sequence ATGAAAAAAATTATATCAGCTACATTGCTTATTGCAATCTCAATTTTTGGAAATGGTTTGTTGGCACAGGAAATGTCTGGCAATCAAATGAGAATTTTCCAAACTGATAATCTTCAGGAATTTAAAAAAGTATTTAAAAAAGAAGATTTTAATAAATGTTTTGCTATCAAAGAAAATTCTTATGATCTTCTTGCATTTAGTGTAAAATATGAAAGAAAAAATATTTTCAATTTTTTACTTAGTAATACTACTGATGTAAACAGAATTTGTAATAACCAATCTCCTCTTATGGTTGCTGCGCGATACGGAAAGGCAGATTTGGCTCAATCTCTATTGAAAAAAGGGGCAGACAAAAATTTGAAAAATGCAAACGGAGAAACTGCTAAGGATTTTGCAGTAAAATATGAGAAAGCAAATCTTACTGCTATTCTTAAATAA
- a CDS encoding protein O-mannosyl-transferase family — protein MSKKTLAILVFIVFFFIYYIGSFSKIAFGDCIGFVLDAEKREFLTIATPLAHFLYVNTAVFFTKFLNFDSVSVMRFMSIIPAAFTASALFYLIKEFIEENWIAVTSVFVFGLGFTFWRSAETVEVYTFNALWVILFFIYAIKSLKSNSQKHIVAVGILLSISFWVHIQNIMLIPAYLVFLYLLKSERRSIILSFISFIFIFSLMFYTNHLNNIELKYTFTSNDGPWVQDTLQQSFSDLVKDVVKSLLFLIYNFNVFIVFAIFGMIHLFKNNKKSFLFFSIASVFTLGFATFYAVSDNYVFFISFYLIFTVFIALGIKQLSSRYDLKKLIFAPLLIPFIYILSLYIVSSIPQGKKFHQEKLYKGGLSYYMLPWLTHNIGCIEFTLDKVKCEDNVVALIEQSKEFIKLRLKYQPLSEIRKL, from the coding sequence ATGAGTAAAAAAACTTTAGCTATTTTAGTTTTTATTGTTTTTTTCTTCATTTACTACATTGGCAGTTTTTCCAAAATAGCTTTTGGAGACTGTATAGGATTTGTTCTTGATGCGGAAAAACGTGAATTTTTAACCATAGCTACACCACTTGCCCATTTCCTATACGTTAATACCGCTGTCTTTTTTACAAAATTTTTAAATTTTGACAGCGTTTCCGTCATGCGATTCATGTCTATTATTCCTGCGGCTTTTACAGCAAGTGCACTGTTTTATCTGATAAAAGAATTTATTGAAGAAAATTGGATTGCTGTAACCTCAGTGTTCGTTTTTGGCTTGGGTTTCACATTTTGGCGCAGTGCAGAAACTGTTGAAGTTTACACCTTTAACGCTCTTTGGGTCATACTTTTTTTTATTTATGCCATCAAATCATTGAAGAGTAACTCTCAAAAACATATTGTGGCTGTCGGTATTTTATTGAGTATAAGTTTTTGGGTTCATATCCAGAATATTATGCTGATTCCTGCGTATTTGGTTTTCCTTTATTTATTAAAATCTGAACGCAGGAGCATTATCTTGTCGTTCATCTCTTTTATTTTTATTTTTTCTTTGATGTTTTACACAAATCATCTTAATAATATTGAATTGAAATATACTTTCACATCAAACGACGGACCTTGGGTGCAAGATACTTTGCAACAAAGCTTTTCAGATCTCGTAAAAGACGTTGTAAAATCTCTATTGTTTTTGATTTACAATTTTAATGTGTTCATTGTATTTGCTATTTTTGGAATGATTCATTTGTTCAAAAATAACAAAAAGAGCTTTCTATTTTTCTCCATCGCTTCTGTTTTTACACTTGGTTTTGCCACATTTTATGCGGTTTCAGACAATTATGTATTTTTCATTTCATTTTATTTAATTTTTACAGTTTTTATTGCTTTGGGAATAAAACAATTGAGTAGTAGGTATGATTTGAAAAAATTAATATTTGCTCCTTTACTGATTCCATTCATATATATTTTGAGTCTATATATTGTTTCGTCAATTCCTCAAGGAAAAAAATTCCATCAGGAAAAATTGTACAAAGGTGGTTTGTCTTATTATATGCTTCCTTGGCTTACTCATAACATAGGATGCATAGAATTTACTTTAGACAAGGTAAAATGTGAAGATAATGTTGTGGCTTTAATAGAACAATCAAAAGAATTTATAAAACTCAGACTGAAATATCAGCCACTTTCAGAAATTCGAAAACTTTAA
- a CDS encoding DUF937 domain-containing protein, producing MNLIDLLTGNTGNQVAEQAENKFGISKNQIIALLAVATPLVISYLRNKSQDANEAEALNNALDKDHDGSILDDTSQLDNRQDEGGSILSHIFGNQKNNVENQLSQNTGISIDKIGPILAMLAPVIMGYIGKEKQQNNVGAGGLGDLLGGILGGAQTQAQEQQSSPLNDILGSVLGGGQSQSSGNPLNDILGSVLGGGGQQNQQSGGLGGLLGGLFGGK from the coding sequence ATGAATCTAATAGATCTTTTAACAGGAAACACAGGAAATCAGGTTGCTGAACAAGCTGAAAACAAATTCGGAATCAGCAAAAACCAAATTATTGCATTATTGGCAGTGGCTACTCCACTTGTCATTTCTTATCTCAGAAATAAATCTCAGGACGCCAACGAAGCTGAAGCTTTGAACAACGCATTGGATAAAGATCATGACGGAAGTATTTTAGACGATACTTCGCAGCTTGATAACAGACAAGATGAGGGAGGATCTATTCTTTCGCACATTTTTGGAAATCAAAAAAACAATGTAGAAAACCAATTATCGCAAAACACAGGTATTTCTATTGACAAAATCGGTCCGATCTTAGCGATGCTTGCTCCTGTAATCATGGGCTATATCGGGAAAGAAAAGCAACAAAATAATGTAGGAGCTGGTGGTCTTGGTGATCTTCTTGGAGGAATCTTGGGAGGTGCTCAAACTCAGGCACAAGAGCAGCAGTCGAGCCCATTAAATGACATTTTGGGAAGCGTTTTAGGTGGCGGACAATCGCAATCATCAGGAAATCCTTTGAACGATATTTTAGGAAGTGTACTTGGTGGCGGTGGACAGCAGAACCAGCAAAGTGGTGGTTTAGGTGGTTTGCTTGGAGGACTTTTCGGAGGAAAATAA
- a CDS encoding 30S ribosomal protein THX, which produces MGKGDRKSRKGKIILGSYGKKRPRKASKSYPATEKAKD; this is translated from the coding sequence ATGGGAAAAGGAGATAGAAAATCTAGAAAAGGAAAAATTATCTTAGGAAGCTACGGAAAGAAAAGACCGAGAAAAGCTTCAAAGTCTTATCCGGCTACTGAAAAAGCAAAGGACTAA
- a CDS encoding DNA polymerase ligase N-terminal domain-containing protein: MALKDYNEKRKFDKTTEPKGKTKKSEDKLIFVIQRHAASRLHYDFRLEMDGVLKSWAVPKGPSLNPEDKRLAMMVEDHPYDYKDFEGNIPEGNYGAGQVEIWDSGTYEPLDDTSKLSDEKELLKELKDGSLKFILHGKKLKGEFALVKMKNAENNAWLLIKHKDKFAEEKYDAEENVSPKSLVSKFIEEKKSLKSSKKKP, translated from the coding sequence ATGGCACTTAAAGATTATAACGAAAAGAGAAAGTTCGATAAAACCACCGAACCCAAGGGAAAAACAAAAAAAAGTGAAGACAAACTGATTTTTGTGATTCAGAGACATGCTGCGTCAAGACTTCATTACGATTTTAGACTGGAGATGGATGGTGTTTTGAAGAGTTGGGCGGTACCGAAAGGTCCGTCTTTAAATCCTGAAGATAAGCGTCTTGCCATGATGGTAGAAGATCATCCTTATGATTATAAAGATTTTGAAGGAAATATTCCCGAAGGAAATTACGGAGCCGGACAAGTAGAAATATGGGACAGCGGAACTTACGAACCGTTGGATGATACAAGTAAGCTTTCAGATGAAAAAGAATTGCTGAAGGAACTGAAAGATGGTTCATTAAAATTTATTCTACACGGAAAAAAATTAAAAGGTGAATTTGCATTAGTCAAAATGAAAAATGCTGAAAACAATGCATGGCTTTTAATAAAGCACAAAGATAAATTTGCTGAAGAAAAGTATGATGCTGAAGAAAACGTTTCGCCGAAATCCTTAGTTTCAAAATTTATAGAGGAAAAAAAAAGCCTAAAAAGCAGCAAAAAGAAACCGTAA
- the aspS gene encoding aspartate--tRNA ligase codes for MFRSHTNGELSLENLNEEVTLSGWVQTIRDKGFMIWIDLRDRYGITQLVFDQDRSSAELMENAKKLGREFVIQVTGKVIERVSKNPNIPTGEIEILVEKLIVLNESQLPPFTIEDETDGGEELRMKYRYLDIRRAPVRDKLIFRHKMSQKVRNYLSDEGFIEVETPVLIKSTPEGARDFVVPSRMNPGQFYALPQSPQTFKQLLMVGGMDKYFQIVKCFRDEDLRADRQPEFTQIDCEMAFVDQEDVMNVFEGMTKTLIKDITGQEFGNFPRMTFAEAMQKYGNDKPDIRFGMEFVELNELVKGKDFKIFDDAELVVGINVEGCADYTRKQIDELVDWVKRPQIGATGLIWAKFQNDGVKTSSVNKFYNEEDLAKIIEKFGAKEGDLMLILSGNEHKVRTQLSALRMELGNRLGLRKGDVFAPLWVVDFPLLEFDEESGRYHAMHHPFTSPKTEDIHLLETDPGKARANAYDMVLNGNEIGGGSIRIFDRDLQSKMFDLLGFTKEEAEAQFGFLMNAFKYGAPPHGGLAFGFDRLVAILDGNEVIRDYIAFPKNNSGRDVMIDAPASIANEQLDELELKLNLKA; via the coding sequence ATGTTTCGATCGCACACCAACGGAGAATTGTCTCTGGAAAATCTTAATGAAGAAGTTACACTTTCAGGATGGGTACAAACCATTCGTGATAAAGGATTTATGATTTGGATAGATCTTCGGGATCGTTACGGAATTACTCAGTTGGTTTTCGACCAAGACCGTTCTTCAGCGGAACTGATGGAAAATGCAAAAAAACTGGGACGAGAATTTGTAATTCAGGTTACAGGAAAAGTCATTGAAAGAGTAAGCAAAAACCCAAATATTCCAACAGGAGAAATTGAAATTTTAGTTGAAAAATTAATTGTTCTTAACGAATCTCAGCTGCCGCCTTTCACGATTGAAGACGAAACGGATGGTGGTGAAGAATTGAGAATGAAGTACCGTTATCTCGACATCAGGAGAGCTCCGGTAAGAGACAAACTAATTTTCCGTCACAAAATGTCGCAGAAAGTGAGAAATTATCTTTCGGACGAAGGTTTTATTGAGGTTGAAACTCCTGTTTTAATCAAATCAACTCCGGAAGGAGCGAGAGATTTCGTAGTACCAAGCAGAATGAATCCCGGACAGTTTTACGCATTACCACAATCTCCACAAACCTTCAAACAATTGTTGATGGTTGGCGGAATGGATAAATATTTTCAGATCGTTAAATGCTTCCGTGATGAAGATTTGAGAGCCGACAGACAGCCGGAATTTACACAAATCGATTGCGAAATGGCATTTGTAGATCAGGAAGATGTAATGAATGTTTTTGAAGGAATGACAAAAACCCTGATTAAAGATATTACCGGTCAGGAATTTGGAAATTTTCCAAGAATGACGTTTGCTGAAGCCATGCAGAAGTATGGAAACGACAAACCGGACATCCGTTTCGGAATGGAATTCGTTGAATTGAATGAATTAGTAAAAGGAAAAGATTTTAAAATATTTGACGACGCAGAATTGGTTGTCGGAATTAATGTTGAAGGCTGCGCAGATTACACGAGAAAACAAATCGATGAGCTTGTTGATTGGGTAAAACGTCCACAAATTGGAGCCACAGGATTGATTTGGGCTAAATTCCAAAATGATGGTGTGAAGACTTCTTCGGTGAATAAATTCTACAACGAAGAAGATTTAGCGAAAATCATCGAGAAATTCGGAGCGAAAGAAGGCGATTTAATGTTGATTCTTTCAGGAAACGAGCACAAAGTAAGAACTCAGCTTTCTGCGTTGAGAATGGAACTTGGAAACCGTTTGGGATTAAGAAAAGGAGACGTATTTGCGCCACTTTGGGTTGTAGATTTCCCATTATTGGAATTTGACGAAGAAAGCGGACGTTACCATGCAATGCACCACCCTTTCACCTCTCCAAAAACTGAAGACATTCATTTATTGGAAACAGATCCCGGAAAAGCCAGAGCCAACGCATACGATATGGTATTGAACGGGAACGAGATCGGCGGTGGATCTATCAGAATTTTCGACAGAGATCTTCAATCTAAAATGTTTGATCTTTTAGGATTTACAAAAGAAGAAGCTGAAGCGCAATTCGGATTCTTAATGAATGCTTTCAAATATGGAGCTCCGCCTCATGGTGGTTTGGCTTTCGGATTTGACCGTTTGGTAGCCATTCTTGACGGAAACGAAGTGATCAGAGATTATATCGCATTCCCTAAAAATAATTCAGGACGAGATGTGATGATTGATGCTCCGGCTTCGATTGCCAATGAGCAATTAGATGAATTGGAATTGAAATTGAATTTAAAAGCATAA
- a CDS encoding MATE family efflux transporter, whose amino-acid sequence MKKYFTFLKKAFSEEETDYTKISIRSAVLLLAIPMMLEMAMESVFALVDLYFVGHLKESGYAIQTVGLTESILTIIYSIAIGMSMAATAVVARRIGEKNPEQASKSAAQVISVSFVITSILSLFGVIYAQELLILMGSKPEAAVYGKDFTRIMMGSSVIIMLLFLINGIFRGAGNAAIAMKSLWIANIANIILCPILIRGFGPIPTMGLTGAAVATTIGRSTGVLYQLYHIFIADSQVRIKISYFKPDFKLITSIVKIAMPGIFQFVIASCSWIFLAQLVATTGGENASAGYQTALRLMMFFMLPAWGLSNAASTLVGQNMGAGEMLRAEESVMKTVKYNVIFMLVLSLIFLLLGDFLVGFFTEQTEIKSIAKNALHIMSVGFVFYGIGMVTINAFNGAGDTWTPTWLNFFGFWMFQIPLAYILSKYFEMGPKGVFISIPVAETFITIVAFILFKKGKWKLIKV is encoded by the coding sequence ATGAAAAAATATTTTACATTTTTAAAAAAAGCATTTAGCGAAGAAGAAACCGATTATACCAAAATCAGTATAAGAAGTGCTGTTCTTCTATTAGCGATTCCGATGATGCTGGAAATGGCGATGGAATCTGTTTTTGCATTGGTAGATCTTTATTTTGTCGGGCATCTTAAAGAAAGCGGATATGCGATTCAGACGGTGGGTTTGACGGAATCTATTCTCACCATCATCTACTCCATAGCCATCGGAATGAGCATGGCGGCTACAGCGGTTGTAGCAAGAAGAATTGGTGAAAAAAATCCTGAGCAGGCATCCAAAAGTGCGGCGCAGGTGATTTCGGTTTCCTTTGTGATTACATCAATTTTAAGTCTCTTTGGAGTTATATATGCTCAGGAACTTTTAATTTTAATGGGTTCAAAACCTGAAGCTGCAGTTTATGGTAAAGATTTTACCAGAATTATGATGGGAAGCAGTGTGATCATTATGCTTTTATTTTTGATCAACGGAATTTTCCGAGGAGCAGGAAATGCAGCAATTGCTATGAAAAGTTTATGGATTGCTAATATTGCGAACATTATTCTGTGCCCGATTTTAATAAGAGGTTTCGGACCCATTCCGACTATGGGATTAACGGGAGCTGCAGTGGCAACAACTATTGGAAGAAGTACTGGTGTTCTTTACCAACTGTATCATATTTTTATTGCGGACTCTCAGGTAAGGATCAAAATCAGCTATTTTAAACCAGACTTTAAATTGATTACATCCATCGTTAAAATTGCTATGCCCGGAATATTTCAGTTTGTGATTGCATCTTGCAGCTGGATTTTTCTGGCTCAACTTGTCGCAACAACCGGAGGCGAAAATGCTTCTGCAGGTTATCAGACTGCTTTGCGACTGATGATGTTTTTCATGCTTCCGGCGTGGGGTCTCAGCAATGCCGCATCCACTTTGGTTGGACAAAATATGGGCGCTGGCGAAATGCTGCGTGCAGAAGAATCGGTTATGAAAACAGTAAAATACAATGTCATTTTTATGCTTGTGTTGAGCCTGATTTTTTTGTTGCTCGGTGATTTTCTTGTAGGATTTTTTACAGAACAAACAGAAATTAAAAGTATTGCTAAAAATGCTCTTCACATTATGAGCGTTGGTTTTGTATTCTATGGAATCGGGATGGTAACCATCAATGCATTCAACGGTGCCGGGGATACATGGACGCCGACTTGGCTCAATTTTTTCGGTTTTTGGATGTTTCAGATTCCTTTGGCTTATATACTTTCAAAATATTTTGAAATGGGTCCGAAAGGTGTTTTTATCTCGATTCCGGTCGCAGAAACATTCATCACCATTGTTGCTTTTATTTTATTTAAAAAAGGCAAATGGAAACTTATAAAAGTATAG
- the ku gene encoding non-homologous end joining protein Ku, translating into MKAIWNGAIGFGLVNIPVKIYSATETSKLDLDMLDKSDFSNIKFKRVNEKTGKEVEWANIVKGYLMDDKYVVLEDEDYEAASPEKTKILSIEHFVKEVEVDSVYFETPYFLEPQKNGENAYRLLIKALQQTKMVGIGTFVLRDTEAIGMIRPYNDDVLVLNRLRFDQEIRDYKDLKIPAKKAPKPAELKMAKNLIEQLSEPFDPTFYKNTYSEELLKIIKKKAKGKSVKVKKSEPAKQGKVIDLMAQLKASLQTPKSKNAS; encoded by the coding sequence ATGAAAGCAATTTGGAACGGTGCCATTGGTTTTGGCTTAGTCAATATTCCTGTGAAGATTTATTCTGCGACAGAAACCAGCAAACTGGATCTTGATATGCTGGACAAATCTGATTTTTCTAATATTAAATTCAAAAGAGTCAACGAAAAAACAGGCAAGGAAGTAGAGTGGGCAAATATTGTAAAAGGTTATCTGATGGATGATAAATATGTCGTTCTCGAAGATGAAGATTACGAAGCTGCAAGTCCTGAGAAAACAAAAATTCTTTCTATAGAACATTTTGTGAAAGAAGTTGAAGTTGATTCTGTTTATTTCGAAACTCCCTATTTTCTTGAGCCACAAAAAAATGGCGAAAACGCTTACAGACTTTTAATTAAAGCTTTGCAACAAACCAAAATGGTTGGCATCGGAACTTTTGTTTTGCGAGATACCGAAGCAATTGGGATGATTCGTCCGTACAATGACGATGTTTTAGTTTTGAATCGGTTACGATTTGATCAGGAAATTAGAGATTATAAAGATCTAAAAATTCCTGCTAAAAAAGCACCGAAGCCAGCTGAACTGAAGATGGCAAAAAATCTTATAGAGCAACTTTCAGAACCATTTGATCCCACATTTTACAAAAATACGTATTCCGAAGAATTGCTTAAAATCATTAAGAAAAAAGCAAAAGGAAAATCGGTTAAAGTCAAAAAATCAGAACCTGCAAAACAAGGTAAGGTAATCGATTTGATGGCACAGCTAAAAGCCAGTTTACAAACCCCGAAATCTAAAAATGCTTCATAA